ATATAGAATAATACATTTTCAGATACGTGTCAACACTATCCTTAATAATTGGATAAAGCTAAGCTTCAATCAGTGGGAGTTTTCCTTCATCCCCCACTGATTGTTCGTTTAACTTATCGAATCTTTAGGGGCAGTTTATCCCCCACCTAAACGTTTCGACCTTCTTAAGTTTTGAGGTGGAGGTTTTACTGCCCCTTAAGAGTGAGATAAACAGCTACAATCACTAGTTAATAATTAAGATAAAGTATGTGCCCTCGTATTATATGGAAACTAAGGTTAACTCGTTACTAGTACATGTCGTATCCGTTGGCTACATGCGGGTAAATAAGTGCTACAGTTTAGGGTTTGGCTTTATAAACTTAAATACTTTAAACACCTTAAAATTGGGATGATATTGAAGAATCAGTTGAGAAAGATGGATCGATTAAACATATGGTGCAAAAATAACTAACTCATTAATAGTTCTTTCTGTTCACATTGAAGGTGTACTTAATGCAAATAGCATAGGAAATTATCAGTTCCCCTTGACATCTGTGTTACCTTTGTCTTAATACATCACTGAAAGATATATGCAAAAAATTGTAATAAGATTACTATCCACATGTGATGTTTAGTCTCTTATTAGTTTCAATTTTTAAAAAATTATAAATCCGTCCAGTAGCGATTTTAGGAACTTCTCACCTTTTCTTTTAGTAGAAGACTGCTAACTATCATTGAGAGCCGGAAAAATAGAAGCCTTCTCATCTTAAGACTAGAATATTTTTATGCAGTCCCTGATAAAGGGACTGCATAAAAGGAATAGGATAAACTACATTTTTAGTTTCCATGACTACTACTCCATTGATTTTGACTGGAAATGAGCTGGTACTCTTTAAGTAACTTTTCTGCTCACAAAATGGTGCCTTCAATCATCAGAGTCTACAGTGTCCGCTTCTTCAAAATCATCTTCAGCCTCAAAGTCTTCTGTGGGACTCGCTGCTACTGAAGCATTATTACTAATTTCAATTTCCACAGTATAAGTCAATGGCACAAATTCATTAAATTTACTCATGCCCACAACCGTTCCTTTTACCTCTGGTGCATCAACATACTTTACAATATAATCAATATCTGCACCTTTTGATTGGTATTCTTCATAAAATAGCCTTGGCAGGTCACCTTCTAACTGACCACGAAAATCATTCATATACGGACGCCCCTCTGAATAAGTAACCGTAATCTCCATGTCGTCTTCTTCTGTTAACTTTGTACCTGCCTCAACCGATTGTGAAATAAGCCCCCCATAAGACACATCTGCATGAAACCTCTGTTTCACTATCACTGACAAGTCCGGATAACTAGTTGTCGCTTCATCTATTGTAAGCTCTCCAAAGTTCGGCACCTCCGTCGCTTTCCCTATTGAGACGACAACTTCCATTTTGTCTCTTTTGGCGATCTTTTCTTCTGGTGATTCACTTTGACTAATAATAAGTTCCGCTTCTACACTGTTAGAATCTTTTTCTTCATAAGACATCTCGATTTCATTTGTTTCTGCCCATTGTTCCACTTCTTCTCTCGTTTTTCCAGTAAAATCAGGTATGGTAATGTTCTTTTCAAAGACTTCTTTCCCTCTTGAATAGTAGACAGCCGCACTGTCTTTACGTTGGTATTCTGATGCATCAATATCGCTCTCTCTGAAGGTTAGTTGAAGAAACTCTCCTTCTTCTACGTCATCACTGTACTCTTCAACGAGTTGAAGATTCTCTGCTTTATTTTCCTCAATCCAATTCTGTGCTTCCATTTGATCCATCTCTGAAAAATCAGGTAGTGGAATTACAGCCTCTGGATCAGGCCCTAAGCTACTAACTAACTGAATATCTTTACCCTTACGTATGTTTTTTCCCGCAGAGATACTTTGAGAAATAATTTGATTTGCTTCATGCTCCATACTATATTCCTCTGATAATTCGAGAGTTACGTCATTTTTGTTAGCCCAAGTGCGTGCATCTGAAACAGGGCTTCCTACAAAATCTTCTACTTCAGCATGAACAGCTCGATAATAAATGAAAGCAATTAACGCAAAAGCTATGATAGTACCCAAAATAATCAACCACATCATACGTCGTCTTTTCTTTTGGTAATCTGGATCGATCTCCAATTCTTCTACTGCATCGTCTCGCCGACTACTTCTGGTAGACAAAGGTTCAGGGATAGATTCACTTTCCAAGGCTGACGCTGTTTCTTCTGATTTTTTGGGTGCGTCTACCGGTTTATCACTCTTTTTTTCGTTTTCATCTTGCTCATCTATTAAATCATCGTAGTTTTTTTTATTGAATTTTGATAAAAAATCACTCATTAGACGTCAATACACCTTTCTTAAGACTAAAGGTTTGATCAGACTGTAAAGCAATTTCATTGGAGTGGGTTACTACGATGACGCATTTTTGATGTTCATGAGCTAATTTTTTGAAGATATCAATAATTTCTTGTTCCATTTCTTCATCAAGATTTCCTGTCGGTTCGTCAGCAAGAATTAACTCCACATTTGTCGCTAAGGCTCGGGCAATGGCAACACGTTGTTGTTCTCCCCCAGAAAGTTGATTGACAAAACGATCTGCTTTGCTTTTTACAATACCGATATAATCTAACAAATTATATGCCACTGTCTTCGTGTCTTCTGGCAGTTCGTTTTCAGTAATAGACATGGGAACCAACACATTTTCTACTGCGGTTAAAGACGGGATCAAGTTATAACTTTGAAATATAATACCGACATTATTGCGACGGTACTTTTCATAACCAATTTGTTTAATATCCTGGTCATTAAACAAAACTGTGCCACTGTGTGGCGAATCTAAAGCGCTAAGCAATGCTAAAAATGACGTTTTTCCAGAACCAGACTGTCCTAAAATCGTATAAAACTTCCCTTTCTCAAAAGAAGCAGATGTATCTTTTAAGATATAACGACGACTTTCACCATCTTGATAGTAATAATTTAAATCTTTCGCTTCTAAAATCATGGTCTCACCTCTCTATTACATCATTATTTTCTTCGGATTTAATCGCACGATATACGTTAACGGTATAACAGTTGATAGAAGAATCGTCAATAAACCAACAACATAAAACATGATCATATAATTGGCATCTAGTTTGACTTGATAAGAGTCCATGACATCTTCTGTTGTTAGATCCGTTTCGAAGTCACCAAAAAATAGTGTATCTTCTTGAAATTGATCGTGATCCGCCTTAAGCATCGTATCAGATACGCCTTGAGCCAAAAAGTTACCACTGAACAAGGATAAGGTAATACCGATAAGTCCAATAATCATGACTTCAATTAGAATTTGCCCTACAACACGGCTTCGCCGCTCCCCTAACGATAAATAAATGCCTAACTCCCGTTTGCGATCACGCAAGAACAGCAAGACGACTAAACCAATGATCAGCACCGTTGCAATAACAGCCACAAGGAGAACGTAACCTGATATGGTAGACATGGATTCAATTGGTGCTGCAATACTTTCATATTGGTCACTAGCATTCACCACTGTATATAATTCTGGCAATAATGGCATGACTTCTTCCTTAAACGCTTCAGTATCTTCTTGGTTGTTTAAGAAAAAGATCGGTTGATAATAGTCTAAATCTTCTTCCTCCAGTAAGATACCATCCACTTTCGCATGCTCTTCCCAATAATACCTTTCTTCACTAGAGACAACTTCGTTAGGTACATACACGGTATTCTGATAGTCCATGTCCATAAAATCGATCATGCCGTTATCTGATGTATCATCTCTATCTTCTTTGGCTGATTGAGGTTCGAATAACCCTATTATTTCTAAGACAACATCACGAGAAGCAATTAACTCATCTTCACCGCTAGATTCTGAGTAGTCATAAATTTCATTGTTTAACGTAAAAGTGTCTCCTACCTGGAGATTATTTTTTTCTGCTAATTTATTTGAAATAATCGCAACAGCAGACCCATTTTCCACCTCATCTGTTGTAAAAACGCGCCCCTCAACTAGCTTCCCTTTCTGTTCTTCGAAATCAATTACCGGGGCAAAGTTAATCCCTTTCAACATGAAATCCATGCTAGGACCTTCCCAAATAATCTCCTCTTCTTCCATCTCCTCTCCTTGATAACTTTCAATACTCTCTGAACCTATGTGTGTAGACATGCTATAGTCATAATATTTCACATATGAAAGCTCACCAATTTGTTTAATGAGATTAATTTTTATATCCGAAATCTCTAAATCCATCATCTCTGAATCGCTCATCGCTTTTAATATTTCATAATCAACCTCAATCGTTGCTGCCGTTCCCAGCCTTTCTTTAATGGTTGTTTCAACATTATCAGTTGCTTGTTGAATTGAAATGGCCCCTGATATAAGATTTCCTAAGATAAAAATAACAGCTAATAAAATTAATGACTTACCTTTTTTTCTTGTAATACCTAATAGTCCACGTTTAATAAAATTCATTCCAAACCCCCTCCAAATATGAAAGATTATTGCACCAAATTTTACAGTAAATCGCTTTTACTCTATTAAGAGTGGTTATTAGCAATTTTTTCAATTGGCCTAATATATTATATGATTATTAAGCTAGTAATATCAACCATTTTTCCAAAAAATATCTCTCGTTATTTAGATTAAAGTAGCGCGGCATATTTTTACTTTTTTATCTGAGATAGCACTTCGTTTCTTTTCTACTGTAGAGTCTGAAAAATAAACGACAACATGTTTGATTAGTGCCACAACAAATACCACATGTGGTTTTAACGACTAAGCAACTGATTGTTCGTGGGTGAATGAGGATAAATCACAAAAGCCTGTAGTTCCTCTGACAAAAAAATGATTAAAGCATTACCTTGAGGCCTACTATTATGGGGCTATATTTTATTCTGTAACCAACTCCTTATAAAACGAGGAAGAAATAAAGCTAAGCTTCAATCAGTGGGAGTTTTCCTTCATCCCCCACTGATTGTTCGTTTAACTTATGGGACCTTTAGGGGCGGTTTATCCCCCACCTAAACTTGTCGACCTTCTTAAGTTTTGAGGTGGGGGTTTTACTGACCCTTAAGAGTGGGATAAACGTAAAAAATGAAAATGGGGCTCACATACTATCGAATGACTATCTAAGGAGAAAGTTTTGAGCACTTATTCCTAAGACGCTTTCACTCTCTTAAAAGTTGACGAATATACATAATTTTTTTAAAAGTTTCCTCTATCGTTTAGCAGAAGCCGATTATTTCTTTATCTATATACAAAAGCTAGTAGGCTACCCTACTAGCTTTTACGTGACTACGCCTTTCCTTTATACAACATACCATTCGGACCTATAATACTTAACTCATATGCTTTTTCAACATAAAGCTAAGCTTCAATCAGTGGGCGTTTTCCTTCATCCCCCACTGATTGTTCGTTTAACTTATGGGACCTTTAGGGGCAGTTTATCCCCCACCTAAACGTTTCAACCTTCTTAAGTTTTCAGGTGGGGGTTTTACTGACCCTTAAGAGTGGGGCAGATCATCTTGGAGATTTACTTGCTAATATTTTCATCTGTCTGCACTTTTTCTTCATTTGCATAGTTAAACAAGTAGCTATCAAAACATAGTTAAGGGCAAGTAAATTCTTCTCTTTGATATTTCCCATAACCACCTCCTCCCTCAGTACACTTTTTTTGATGAAATAATATTTATTACATTATTGGACACATCTGATGTACACAGGATAGTCACTCAATATGCTTCTATCAGCAAGCAACTCTATATAGTATGTCCCCTCCATATTAACTAAGAAACGACTATTTAATGCTAAATCAATCCCTGGATCCATCTGTGCTTCTCGAATATTTTGTATGAGTTCAGGATGCTCATATGAGAATACCACTTCTGATTCTGGGTTCTTCACAAGAATCCATAGAGGAAATGATGCATCCTTATCAAATCGTAATTTCACTAAAATATCTACAATAGCCACACTCGGAATAAGGCTCAACTCCAAATAATTCCTTACTTGAATTAACGATGTACTATTTGATTTTGGGTTAAACTCAATCTTATCAGCTACTATAATTTGCCCATATACATTGCTGCTAGTCATGTGCATTCTCCCCCTTTGAAGTAATCCATTCCATATAAGAAATCGTTTCAAGTACATGTTGCGGTGAACCATCTTGTTTCCATGTAAGAATATGAGGATGTTCAATTAAAGCGACAGGAGCTTTGCCATCTGAATGTTCTAATATACCAACATCCCACACTTTATTCTTCGCTAAAACTAACCATGGGGGGGCTTGAAAAAATACAAGCAATGACGGATAAGATTTTGAAGACAATAAGTCATCTATTTTTTCAAACTCTGGCGATTTGTAATGTAAAAACAGCGCATGCTCCATGGATGACACCTTTACGTCTTCTTCCGTGGTATCGCTTTGCAATTTGTTAAATAATTGTACAACTTGCCCCTTTGACCGTACTATTTTTCTCTGGCTTATGACATGCGTTATCCAAACCATGAACGATAACGCTGCAAAGCAACTAATACTTTCCATGACTGAAAAAGAACGAGCAGGAAGAAAGATGCTGATGACTAACATGATGAGGAAAGTTCCGTTTCGGAGATAAGGATTACGATTTAATACCTCGACCTTCCCAAAGCATGCACAATGAGCGTTTCCACCTAAACGTTCTTTATATACAAGGAATAACGAAAATACAACGAGCACGATCATCATGCTCAGTTCTTTAACAACAGGATAGGCACCACTGATAAACCAAAAAGAGAAAATCAACTCTATATTTAAAAGAGAAAAGGCAGCTAAAGGTAGAAAGCGGTCAGGAACGATGCGATACGATCGAATGTGTAGTTTAAGATCTGTCCATCCCTCAATTTTTGCTACAAACGCGAGCAAAAAAACAAAAGCTAACGTTAAATCAATCATAATCGAAAGGATGATCATACTAATGCCCTCTTACTTTTTCAAGAAAGGCTTGTAGCTCTTCAATATCATCAAAACTAGTACTCGATTGCACAAGCCCATCTTGCGAAATATAAAACACATAGGGATGAGTCATTACACCATACGTAAAAGTAGATTCAGACAGAGATTGTGACAATAGCGGAAAGCCAAAGTTGAAATAAGATTTAATTTCTTCTATCTCGCCTTTTTTACCGTTAGAAATTAGGATAAAGTCTTCGTCCATTTGTGTTGAAAAATCCTTTAAGTAAGGCAACAAATCGATACAATACAAGCATGACATCGAAATAAAACAAACAACTGTTTCACAAGGAGTAGTCGACTTATGAGCTACTTCGTCAGGAAACGGAAATAGTTTTCCTTTTTCAATCGGTTGTATTTCTTCACCTGTGGACTGCTTCTTAAATAATTCCCGAAAATTGATTGTCACTTTGTTCGTCACCCTCTTTCACCCAATCTATTTGCGAATGAACCATATCGCAATATTTCCCTTCTCGCTTCAGTAATTGTTCATGACTACCATCCTCAATAATTCTCCCATTGTCTAGCACAATAATACGATCAGCTAGAGGAGCTACCCCTAATCGGTGAGTGACTAAGATGGTCGTTAAGCCATTCCTGTATGCAAAAATATCCTCAAGAAGTCTAGCTTCGATTTCTGGATCTAAAGCAGATGTCGCTTCATCTAGTAACAAAAACGGTCGTTCATGATAAAGAGCTCTTGCGATTGCAATTCTTTGCCACTGACCGCCTGATAACTGCTTTGAGCCATAAAATTCATTCCCTAACACAGTTTCGCATTGTCCATGTAGATCATCTGCTATTAAATATGGAAACTTTGCGATAAAGGCTTCTATCTTTCTTTTTTCATCATCATCAATTGAAGACACTGCAATATTCTCGTAAACATTGAAAGGGTACTGTAAGAAATCTTGGTTCACAACTGACATATTTTTAAAAACAGAATTTTTATTAATGGTACTCACATCTTTATGATTAAAATAGAGCATATCTTCTCCAACGCTATGCAAACCTAATAAAGCTTTTCCTAACGTAGATTTTCCTGAACCGTTTTCACCTACAATCACTAGGTTTTCTCCTAGCTTTATCCCGAGATTTATTTTTTTTAGTACAATGTGATTTGGGAAATCGGGGTAGTGAAAGGATAGCTTCTTCGCCCATATGGAAGTGAGTTGTTCATGTAATCTAGGCTTCTGCTCCTCTTTCCTTATATCGTCCTTTGGATTGTAATTGGACAAAAACGTGTTAAATCTCTTTTTAATCACCTTAAATTCTTGAAATCCAGCTAAATAGATGGAACTAGATAACAAAGCGCCTTCAATGACACCTATGGCAACCGTAACGGCTACATAATCACCAATCGTAATTGCGTGATGAATGAGTAGATAGACCAATACTAGTTGTATCAAAAAAAAACCAAGCGGAACGAAAGAACTAGTCAATGTTTCTCCTATAGTTGCTTTGCGATAAAATCGTATTTTACTTTGTAACGCCTTCATAGACTTATCGAACCATTTATTAGCCATAAATGATTTCATCGAATAGACGAGCATGTCTTTTTGGGCCTCTGGTCCGGTAGACATGTCATACAGCATTTCAGATTCTCTATCTAGCTCAACTAATGACAACTCATGTTTTTCTCTTCTCCGTACGAGCCTATACTGATACACAATTGTAGGAAGTGAAAACAAGACAACAATCGGAAGCAGAGACCAATGATAAGCAAACAAAATAAAGCCATACATAACAAACATGATACATTGCTGGACAATACCGAATGTATGGCTAACAACTTGGCTTATGGCAGCAAAACTATTTTTCAAAAAGAAAGCATCATTTCGGTATAAGGGTCGTTCTAACGGTGTAATTGAATTGAAGTGTAGTTTATCTAAAAGGTGTTTTTCAAGATTTTTTTGACTCTTCATTGAAAGAATATTTTCCAAGTAATCTTTTAAATGTTCTAATACATTTAACGAAACATTCACAATGAGCGTGAGGAATAATAAAAATAATATACTTTGTATCGTCTCTATTGTTGCTAATGTATCCACTATTTTTCCTACTAGTACAACGTTATACGTAGATAATGCGGGGATCACACACACGATCAAGAGCATCCCTATTAATAATAACAGAGAATTTTTCAATGTAATTTGAATAAGTTGCTTTGAACTCTTCATAACAAATTACCCTATTCTTTTGGAAAATGGTTTCATTAATTCATTAAAATGAGCCACATGTTTCACGACATCCGACGTTAATACTTGTCCTTCCGCATTTAAGCAGTGCCCCCACGGAACACCTCTCGTCCGTAAGTCCTCATTTAATTGCTCACGAGTCACTTGAAATACATTTAACTGCGGAAGAGAGGATTCGATCAGTTGAATGTGTTCGACTCTCCCCTCAAACAAAATAACAACATTAACATCAGGTTCTTTTTGAATAAACTCTTGTAATCCATTTAATGCATCATAACAAAGGTCACACGTTTCACTTAATAACACCACAACCAAATGATCCGTAATATAAGTATATAAAAGCATTGTTTGTTTATCTCTTAACTTCTTAAGCTGAATGTTGGGCAAATAATCTCCTATCCTTAAAGAAGGCATACCTTGACTTTCCCTTAAAAACCGGCGATGTCCATTCTCTGTATCTTCCATTGACATTTTTAACACCTTCCCATATCCATCTTAATAAAGAGTCCTTTTCACCCTAACTGCATAGAATGAAAAGGACATCTTGAAGCCAATACAAATAAAAGCAAACGTTATAGTACTACTTGTCGAATGCTATTAGCAGCATCCAATAAATTGACTATTTCCCCAGTAATTATAGCCAGATCCACCACCTGGACTTGAACATCTATATAATGTGCGAGTATATCGTGTGTTTGTAGACCCACAACGGCCACTACCACAGTATTGCTCAGTTCTTACAATACTTCTACTCCATCCTCCTGGACAAGACATTAGCAAAACCTCCTTCCCTGAAAAAAATTTATGTATTGACTTCTACAACTCTTACTTTACACTAATGCAAGCGTTTTCATAATAAAGTATTCCTTACCATCCCCTTAACTTCTCCTTAACACTATAATTTTTCTACTAGATTATTTGAGTCAATGATTTCCATTGAAAATATATCCCCCTCCTTTTTTCGTCACTAAATATTGTGGATGTACTGGGTCTCGTTCTAACTTCTCTCTTATCTTTTTCACATGTACATATACGTTCGTATCTGATCCAATATTACCCCAAAACTCTTCTAACAGTTCTTCTCTATCAATCACTTTGTTTTTATGCTTGAGAAAATAGAGAAGAATATCATTCTCCTTACGAGTTAAATCTATTTCTATCCCTTCTCTAATTATGACTCGTTTATTCATATTGAAAGAAATTCCTGAGCCGATTTCCACAACTTCTTGCTCCTCTAGTTCAGAGGATGAATATTCTTTAAACTTATGGAATATTTGTGGAATTGGATTTCTATAAATCGTGTCTACACCTGTCTTCTTCGCTCTTTCTGTTAGGTCTGGATCAATTGAAGCATCTGTGATTAAAAATACAGGACTTTGAATGAGGGAACAGAGTGTTTCAATATCATTCAAATTTGTCTCCACCAACTGGGGGATGTAAATGATCATAAAAGAGATACCTAAGTCACTCAAACATTCAACTTGCTCAACATCTCGCACAAAAATTGTACTGTACCTTTCATCTGAAAACTGACTTGTTAAAAAAGATGATGTTAAAGAATGTCTTGAATAAACTAAGATTTTCATTTCAACCTCCTTAATAATTAATTAAACCATCCTTAAGTTTGGATAAACTGTAAAATATCATTATCACTAAGCGCTGCTTTTTACCTGTGTTGAAGGCCATAGTCCTATAAATGAGACGTGTTCCGTTCCTTTAGATGTAATTTTCATGATTCCACGGTGTATACGATGTTCCTTTGTTTAATAGATGATCGAAAACCCTGTCACTTTCAACTGTTGGTATATTTTCTTTGTTCAACAACAAAATTGCTAATGATAGTTTTATAAGTCAGGCGGGTAGATGCCATCAATGAATCGATGGAACGTAACCCGGAAACTGAAAGGAGGGAAATACGAGAGCTCAATCTTTGTTATTGAGTAATTCACGTATGAAAAGAAAGTAATGCCTACGAGGCATGATGCTAGAAATTCCCACTACTTAAGACCCTATCACCTAAATAATATATGGCCGGAAGTCAATCGCTACAAATTTAGAAGACAAGTTCTCCTCCAGGACCCTAAACAAAAAAACTTCTACTTAGCTCATGAAGGCGACTGCTCGCTTAGTTGACATTACAAGAACTTGAAGTAGAACGGGTCAGACTTGATAGAATATGAAAAGATAGAGCCAATAAAAGACGAGTAAAAAGGAGCAAGTACGATAAATTACCAAAATTCATAAAAAAACACCAGACATTCAACAACTTTATATGGGAAGTTTTAAAGCAGCATGAAACGGAGAACTATCACAGCACCTAGCGAAAACATCAGTGACCAAGCCACTAACAACCCCCCTCTCACATTGGCATAACTATAATGCGACACTATCATTATAACAAATTTAGTCGTAAACGAATCTGGCCATACACTAAAAATGTACATCCAGATCTCTTAAAAACAGCCGAGAATTCTGTTCTAAGGTAGGAAAATACCAATATTTTAATTGAATGGGGATGGTGGTACTTCAGTTATTAAAAGGTCAGAGGAAACAGACGTTTTAGAGGAAGTTTCCGGTATCCAAATGTTTAGACTTATATACCACTGTAGTATTTGTAACTATAAATAGAACAATAAAATAACAAGCCCTCACCGATTGTTGGACTAGTTTTTTTTGAAGAGACGAATGTCGCTTTTAAAAAGGTAACAAGTGTCTTGAAAGAGAAAATAAAGAGTGAAGAAATAGTTAAAATAACTCCGTATTGGGAGATTGAGGACATATATCTAGTAGAAGTCAATTTAGATCTTTATGAAGGGATATCTAATGATGATACCTATAAAAAATTACAGGGAACAACTAATAAATGGACCACATTTGGTAATCCTGTAAATGAATTATTGTCTTCTGTAGATATTGAAGATTGCATTATCAACATAGATAAAATAAGAATGCTAAATATACATCTATAATCATT
The Salipaludibacillus sp. LMS25 DNA segment above includes these coding regions:
- a CDS encoding MauE/DoxX family redox-associated membrane protein is translated as MIILSIMIDLTLAFVFLLAFVAKIEGWTDLKLHIRSYRIVPDRFLPLAAFSLLNIELIFSFWFISGAYPVVKELSMMIVLVVFSLFLVYKERLGGNAHCACFGKVEVLNRNPYLRNGTFLIMLVISIFLPARSFSVMESISCFAALSFMVWITHVISQRKIVRSKGQVVQLFNKLQSDTTEEDVKVSSMEHALFLHYKSPEFEKIDDLLSSKSYPSLLVFFQAPPWLVLAKNKVWDVGILEHSDGKAPVALIEHPHILTWKQDGSPQHVLETISYMEWITSKGENAHD
- a CDS encoding PASTA domain-containing protein translates to MSDFLSKFNKKNYDDLIDEQDENEKKSDKPVDAPKKSEETASALESESIPEPLSTRSSRRDDAVEELEIDPDYQKKRRRMMWLIILGTIIAFALIAFIYYRAVHAEVEDFVGSPVSDARTWANKNDVTLELSEEYSMEHEANQIISQSISAGKNIRKGKDIQLVSSLGPDPEAVIPLPDFSEMDQMEAQNWIEENKAENLQLVEEYSDDVEEGEFLQLTFRESDIDASEYQRKDSAAVYYSRGKEVFEKNITIPDFTGKTREEVEQWAETNEIEMSYEEKDSNSVEAELIISQSESPEEKIAKRDKMEVVVSIGKATEVPNFGELTIDEATTSYPDLSVIVKQRFHADVSYGGLISQSVEAGTKLTEEDDMEITVTYSEGRPYMNDFRGQLEGDLPRLFYEEYQSKGADIDYIVKYVDAPEVKGTVVGMSKFNEFVPLTYTVEIEISNNASVAASPTEDFEAEDDFEEADTVDSDD
- a CDS encoding ABC transporter permease, giving the protein MNFIKRGLLGITRKKGKSLILLAVIFILGNLISGAISIQQATDNVETTIKERLGTAATIEVDYEILKAMSDSEMMDLEISDIKINLIKQIGELSYVKYYDYSMSTHIGSESIESYQGEEMEEEEIIWEGPSMDFMLKGINFAPVIDFEEQKGKLVEGRVFTTDEVENGSAVAIISNKLAEKNNLQVGDTFTLNNEIYDYSESSGEDELIASRDVVLEIIGLFEPQSAKEDRDDTSDNGMIDFMDMDYQNTVYVPNEVVSSEERYYWEEHAKVDGILLEEEDLDYYQPIFFLNNQEDTEAFKEEVMPLLPELYTVVNASDQYESIAAPIESMSTISGYVLLVAVIATVLIIGLVVLLFLRDRKRELGIYLSLGERRSRVVGQILIEVMIIGLIGITLSLFSGNFLAQGVSDTMLKADHDQFQEDTLFFGDFETDLTTEDVMDSYQVKLDANYMIMFYVVGLLTILLSTVIPLTYIVRLNPKKIMM
- a CDS encoding ABC transporter ATP-binding protein, which encodes MILEAKDLNYYYQDGESRRYILKDTSASFEKGKFYTILGQSGSGKTSFLALLSALDSPHSGTVLFNDQDIKQIGYEKYRRNNVGIIFQSYNLIPSLTAVENVLVPMSITENELPEDTKTVAYNLLDYIGIVKSKADRFVNQLSGGEQQRVAIARALATNVELILADEPTGNLDEEMEQEIIDIFKKLAHEHQKCVIVVTHSNEIALQSDQTFSLKKGVLTSNE
- a CDS encoding ABC transporter ATP-binding protein; its protein translation is MKSSKQLIQITLKNSLLLLIGMLLIVCVIPALSTYNVVLVGKIVDTLATIETIQSILFLLFLTLIVNVSLNVLEHLKDYLENILSMKSQKNLEKHLLDKLHFNSITPLERPLYRNDAFFLKNSFAAISQVVSHTFGIVQQCIMFVMYGFILFAYHWSLLPIVVLFSLPTIVYQYRLVRRREKHELSLVELDRESEMLYDMSTGPEAQKDMLVYSMKSFMANKWFDKSMKALQSKIRFYRKATIGETLTSSFVPLGFFLIQLVLVYLLIHHAITIGDYVAVTVAIGVIEGALLSSSIYLAGFQEFKVIKKRFNTFLSNYNPKDDIRKEEQKPRLHEQLTSIWAKKLSFHYPDFPNHIVLKKINLGIKLGENLVIVGENGSGKSTLGKALLGLHSVGEDMLYFNHKDVSTINKNSVFKNMSVVNQDFLQYPFNVYENIAVSSIDDDEKRKIEAFIAKFPYLIADDLHGQCETVLGNEFYGSKQLSGGQWQRIAIARALYHERPFLLLDEATSALDPEIEARLLEDIFAYRNGLTTILVTHRLGVAPLADRIIVLDNGRIIEDGSHEQLLKREGKYCDMVHSQIDWVKEGDEQSDNQFSGII
- a CDS encoding response regulator transcription factor, with protein sequence MKILVYSRHSLTSSFLTSQFSDERYSTIFVRDVEQVECLSDLGISFMIIYIPQLVETNLNDIETLCSLIQSPVFLITDASIDPDLTERAKKTGVDTIYRNPIPQIFHKFKEYSSSELEEQEVVEIGSGISFNMNKRVIIREGIEIDLTRKENDILLYFLKHKNKVIDREELLEEFWGNIGSDTNVYVHVKKIREKLERDPVHPQYLVTKKGGGYIFNGNH